From Nicotiana tabacum cultivar K326 chromosome 22, ASM71507v2, whole genome shotgun sequence, one genomic window encodes:
- the LOC107760681 gene encoding putative GPI-anchored protein At1g61900 isoform X7 — protein MLPEGSFCHLLLVVALWLSSYQNVVALPLLPKPWQAPSMSELPSTPNSGTFQPIDISPAMIPHYPFPGEPLPPMYPSFPKTYDPVLTGRCPVNFSVISSITGKTASDCTQSLSTVVGNVICCPQFNSLLHIFQGFYSNRSDTLVLQNAVADDCFKDIISILASRGANSSLSSMCSVKSSNLTGGSCPVKDISTFEKALNTSKLLDSCITVDPLKECCRPVCQPAISEAALQISGIKTALSDKKNIVGAPSEIDTLNDCKGVVYSWIARKLRFEDANTAFRLLSSCKINKACPLEFKQPSEVINACRNLAAPSPSCCSSLNAYITGIQKQMLITNRQAILCAAVFGSMLQKAGVMTNVYELCDVDLKDFSLQAYGQEGCLLRSLPADLVYDNSTGFSFTCDLNDNIAAPWPSSSSVTSLSLCAPEMSLPALPTSQTLGISGCHLGRVHFFVPTLLFFVSALLY, from the exons GTTCGTTTTGCCACCTGCTGCTAGTAGTTGCTCTCTGGTTGTCTAGCTATCAAAATGTAGTGGCTCTGCCTCTGTTACCTAAACCTTGGCAAGCCCCTTCCATGTCTGAACTACCTAGCACACCTAACAGTGGAACTTTTCAGCCAATTGACATATCACCCGCTATGATCCCCCATTATCCTTTTCCTGGAGAACCTTTGCCACCAATGTACCCTTCCTTCCCAAAGACTTATGACCCTGTCTTGACTGGAAGATGCCCTGTAAATTTCTCAGTCATTTCGAGCATCACAGGAAAAACAGCATCTGATTGTACTCAATCTTTGTCTACAGTAGTAGGGAATGTAATATGCTGCCCGCAGTTTAATAGCTTACTCCACATATTCCAGGGATTTTACAGCAACCGTTCTGATACTTTAGTTTTACAAAATGCGGTGGCTGATGATTGTTTTAAAGATATCATCAGTATACTAGCCAGCAGAGGAGCAAACAGCTCCTTATCTAGCATGTGTTCTGTAAAGTCGTCCAATCTGACTGGCGGGTCTTGCCCCGTGAAGGACATCAGTACCTTTGAGAAAGCATTAAATACAAGCAAACTGTTAGATTCATGCATCACAGTTGATCCTCTGAAAGAGTGCTGCAGGCCTGTTTGCCAGCCTGCAATTTCTGAGGCTGCACTTCAGATATCTGGGATAAAAACGGCTCTCAGTGATAAGAAGAACATAGTTGGAGCACCTAGTGAAATTGACACTCTTAATGATTGTAAGGGAGTGGTCTATTCATGGATTGCTAGGAAACTAAGGTTTGAGGATGCCAATACTGCATTTCGGTTGTTGTCTTCCTGCAAAATTAACAAAG CTTGTCCCCTGGAATTCAAGCAGCCATCTGAAGTGATCAATGCATGCAGAAATTTAGCTGCTCCAAGTCCTTCATGTTGTAGCTCGTTAAATGCTTACATCACAGGGATACAGAAGCAAATGTTGATCACAAATCGGCAAGCAATTTTGTGTGCTGCTGTATTTGGTTCTATGTTGCAGAAGGCTGGAGTTATGACAAACGTTTATGAGCTTTGTGATGTTGACTTGAAAGATTTTAGTCTCCAAG CGTATGGGCAAGAAG GGTGCTTGCTTCGAAGCTTGCCAGCAGATCTGGTGTATGACAATTCAACAGGCTTCAGCTTTACTTGTGACTTAAATGACAATATTGCTGCTCCATGGCCTTCATCATCGTCGGTGACATCCTTGTCTCTTTGTGCTCCTG AAATGTCTTTGCCAGCTTTACCAACATCACAGACATTGGGCATTTCTG GTTGTCACCTGGGTAGAGTGCATTTCTTTGTGCCCACTCTTCTGTTTTTTGTTTCAGCATTATTGTACTGA
- the LOC107760681 gene encoding putative GPI-anchored protein At1g61900 isoform X5, whose product MACIMIVSRLKGSFCHLLLVVALWLSSYQNVVALPLLPKPWQAPSMSELPSTPNSGTFQPIDISPAMIPHYPFPGEPLPPMYPSFPKTYDPVLTGRCPVNFSVISSITGKTASDCTQSLSTVVGNVICCPQFNSLLHIFQGFYSNRSDTLVLQNAVADDCFKDIISILASRGANSSLSSMCSVKSSNLTGGSCPVKDISTFEKALNTSKLLDSCITVDPLKECCRPVCQPAISEAALQISGIKTALSDKKNIVGAPSEIDTLNDCKGVVYSWIARKLRFEDANTAFRLLSSCKINKACPLEFKQPSEVINACRNLAAPSPSCCSSLNAYITGIQKQMLITNRQAILCAAVFGSMLQKAGVMTNVYELCDVDLKDFSLQGCLLRSLPADLVYDNSTGFSFTCDLNDNIAAPWPSSSSVTSLSLCAPEMSLPALPTSQTLGISGCHLGRVHFFVPTLLFFVSALLY is encoded by the exons GTTCGTTTTGCCACCTGCTGCTAGTAGTTGCTCTCTGGTTGTCTAGCTATCAAAATGTAGTGGCTCTGCCTCTGTTACCTAAACCTTGGCAAGCCCCTTCCATGTCTGAACTACCTAGCACACCTAACAGTGGAACTTTTCAGCCAATTGACATATCACCCGCTATGATCCCCCATTATCCTTTTCCTGGAGAACCTTTGCCACCAATGTACCCTTCCTTCCCAAAGACTTATGACCCTGTCTTGACTGGAAGATGCCCTGTAAATTTCTCAGTCATTTCGAGCATCACAGGAAAAACAGCATCTGATTGTACTCAATCTTTGTCTACAGTAGTAGGGAATGTAATATGCTGCCCGCAGTTTAATAGCTTACTCCACATATTCCAGGGATTTTACAGCAACCGTTCTGATACTTTAGTTTTACAAAATGCGGTGGCTGATGATTGTTTTAAAGATATCATCAGTATACTAGCCAGCAGAGGAGCAAACAGCTCCTTATCTAGCATGTGTTCTGTAAAGTCGTCCAATCTGACTGGCGGGTCTTGCCCCGTGAAGGACATCAGTACCTTTGAGAAAGCATTAAATACAAGCAAACTGTTAGATTCATGCATCACAGTTGATCCTCTGAAAGAGTGCTGCAGGCCTGTTTGCCAGCCTGCAATTTCTGAGGCTGCACTTCAGATATCTGGGATAAAAACGGCTCTCAGTGATAAGAAGAACATAGTTGGAGCACCTAGTGAAATTGACACTCTTAATGATTGTAAGGGAGTGGTCTATTCATGGATTGCTAGGAAACTAAGGTTTGAGGATGCCAATACTGCATTTCGGTTGTTGTCTTCCTGCAAAATTAACAAAG CTTGTCCCCTGGAATTCAAGCAGCCATCTGAAGTGATCAATGCATGCAGAAATTTAGCTGCTCCAAGTCCTTCATGTTGTAGCTCGTTAAATGCTTACATCACAGGGATACAGAAGCAAATGTTGATCACAAATCGGCAAGCAATTTTGTGTGCTGCTGTATTTGGTTCTATGTTGCAGAAGGCTGGAGTTATGACAAACGTTTATGAGCTTTGTGATGTTGACTTGAAAGATTTTAGTCTCCAAG GGTGCTTGCTTCGAAGCTTGCCAGCAGATCTGGTGTATGACAATTCAACAGGCTTCAGCTTTACTTGTGACTTAAATGACAATATTGCTGCTCCATGGCCTTCATCATCGTCGGTGACATCCTTGTCTCTTTGTGCTCCTG AAATGTCTTTGCCAGCTTTACCAACATCACAGACATTGGGCATTTCTG GTTGTCACCTGGGTAGAGTGCATTTCTTTGTGCCCACTCTTCTGTTTTTTGTTTCAGCATTATTGTACTGA
- the LOC107760681 gene encoding putative GPI-anchored protein At1g61900 isoform X1: MACIMIVSRLKGSFCHLLLVVALWLSSYQNVVALPLLPKPWQAPSMSELPSTPNSGTFQPIDISPAMIPHYPFPGEPLPPMYPSFPKTYDPVLTGRCPVNFSVISSITGKTASDCTQSLSTVVGNVICCPQFNSLLHIFQGFYSNRSDTLVLQNAVADDCFKDIISILASRGANSSLSSMCSVKSSNLTGGSCPVKDISTFEKALNTSKLLDSCITVDPLKECCRPVCQPAISEAALQISGIKTALSDKKNIVGAPSEIDTLNDCKGVVYSWIARKLRFEDANTAFRLLSSCKINKACPLEFKQPSEVINACRNLAAPSPSCCSSLNAYITGIQKQMLITNRQAILCAAVFGSMLQKAGVMTNVYELCDVDLKDFSLQAYGQEAGCLLRSLPADLVYDNSTGFSFTCDLNDNIAAPWPSSSSVTSLSLCAPEMSLPALPTSQTLGISGCHLGRVHFFVPTLLFFVSALLY; the protein is encoded by the exons GTTCGTTTTGCCACCTGCTGCTAGTAGTTGCTCTCTGGTTGTCTAGCTATCAAAATGTAGTGGCTCTGCCTCTGTTACCTAAACCTTGGCAAGCCCCTTCCATGTCTGAACTACCTAGCACACCTAACAGTGGAACTTTTCAGCCAATTGACATATCACCCGCTATGATCCCCCATTATCCTTTTCCTGGAGAACCTTTGCCACCAATGTACCCTTCCTTCCCAAAGACTTATGACCCTGTCTTGACTGGAAGATGCCCTGTAAATTTCTCAGTCATTTCGAGCATCACAGGAAAAACAGCATCTGATTGTACTCAATCTTTGTCTACAGTAGTAGGGAATGTAATATGCTGCCCGCAGTTTAATAGCTTACTCCACATATTCCAGGGATTTTACAGCAACCGTTCTGATACTTTAGTTTTACAAAATGCGGTGGCTGATGATTGTTTTAAAGATATCATCAGTATACTAGCCAGCAGAGGAGCAAACAGCTCCTTATCTAGCATGTGTTCTGTAAAGTCGTCCAATCTGACTGGCGGGTCTTGCCCCGTGAAGGACATCAGTACCTTTGAGAAAGCATTAAATACAAGCAAACTGTTAGATTCATGCATCACAGTTGATCCTCTGAAAGAGTGCTGCAGGCCTGTTTGCCAGCCTGCAATTTCTGAGGCTGCACTTCAGATATCTGGGATAAAAACGGCTCTCAGTGATAAGAAGAACATAGTTGGAGCACCTAGTGAAATTGACACTCTTAATGATTGTAAGGGAGTGGTCTATTCATGGATTGCTAGGAAACTAAGGTTTGAGGATGCCAATACTGCATTTCGGTTGTTGTCTTCCTGCAAAATTAACAAAG CTTGTCCCCTGGAATTCAAGCAGCCATCTGAAGTGATCAATGCATGCAGAAATTTAGCTGCTCCAAGTCCTTCATGTTGTAGCTCGTTAAATGCTTACATCACAGGGATACAGAAGCAAATGTTGATCACAAATCGGCAAGCAATTTTGTGTGCTGCTGTATTTGGTTCTATGTTGCAGAAGGCTGGAGTTATGACAAACGTTTATGAGCTTTGTGATGTTGACTTGAAAGATTTTAGTCTCCAAG CGTATGGGCAAGAAG CAGGGTGCTTGCTTCGAAGCTTGCCAGCAGATCTGGTGTATGACAATTCAACAGGCTTCAGCTTTACTTGTGACTTAAATGACAATATTGCTGCTCCATGGCCTTCATCATCGTCGGTGACATCCTTGTCTCTTTGTGCTCCTG AAATGTCTTTGCCAGCTTTACCAACATCACAGACATTGGGCATTTCTG GTTGTCACCTGGGTAGAGTGCATTTCTTTGTGCCCACTCTTCTGTTTTTTGTTTCAGCATTATTGTACTGA
- the LOC107760681 gene encoding putative GPI-anchored protein At1g61900 isoform X8 — translation MLHFPLSGSFCHLLLVVALWLSSYQNVVALPLLPKPWQAPSMSELPSTPNSGTFQPIDISPAMIPHYPFPGEPLPPMYPSFPKTYDPVLTGRCPVNFSVISSITGKTASDCTQSLSTVVGNVICCPQFNSLLHIFQGFYSNRSDTLVLQNAVADDCFKDIISILASRGANSSLSSMCSVKSSNLTGGSCPVKDISTFEKALNTSKLLDSCITVDPLKECCRPVCQPAISEAALQISGIKTALSDKKNIVGAPSEIDTLNDCKGVVYSWIARKLRFEDANTAFRLLSSCKINKACPLEFKQPSEVINACRNLAAPSPSCCSSLNAYITGIQKQMLITNRQAILCAAVFGSMLQKAGVMTNVYELCDVDLKDFSLQGCLLRSLPADLVYDNSTGFSFTCDLNDNIAAPWPSSSSVTSLSLCAPEMSLPALPTSQTLGISGCHLGRVHFFVPTLLFFVSALLY, via the exons GTTCGTTTTGCCACCTGCTGCTAGTAGTTGCTCTCTGGTTGTCTAGCTATCAAAATGTAGTGGCTCTGCCTCTGTTACCTAAACCTTGGCAAGCCCCTTCCATGTCTGAACTACCTAGCACACCTAACAGTGGAACTTTTCAGCCAATTGACATATCACCCGCTATGATCCCCCATTATCCTTTTCCTGGAGAACCTTTGCCACCAATGTACCCTTCCTTCCCAAAGACTTATGACCCTGTCTTGACTGGAAGATGCCCTGTAAATTTCTCAGTCATTTCGAGCATCACAGGAAAAACAGCATCTGATTGTACTCAATCTTTGTCTACAGTAGTAGGGAATGTAATATGCTGCCCGCAGTTTAATAGCTTACTCCACATATTCCAGGGATTTTACAGCAACCGTTCTGATACTTTAGTTTTACAAAATGCGGTGGCTGATGATTGTTTTAAAGATATCATCAGTATACTAGCCAGCAGAGGAGCAAACAGCTCCTTATCTAGCATGTGTTCTGTAAAGTCGTCCAATCTGACTGGCGGGTCTTGCCCCGTGAAGGACATCAGTACCTTTGAGAAAGCATTAAATACAAGCAAACTGTTAGATTCATGCATCACAGTTGATCCTCTGAAAGAGTGCTGCAGGCCTGTTTGCCAGCCTGCAATTTCTGAGGCTGCACTTCAGATATCTGGGATAAAAACGGCTCTCAGTGATAAGAAGAACATAGTTGGAGCACCTAGTGAAATTGACACTCTTAATGATTGTAAGGGAGTGGTCTATTCATGGATTGCTAGGAAACTAAGGTTTGAGGATGCCAATACTGCATTTCGGTTGTTGTCTTCCTGCAAAATTAACAAAG CTTGTCCCCTGGAATTCAAGCAGCCATCTGAAGTGATCAATGCATGCAGAAATTTAGCTGCTCCAAGTCCTTCATGTTGTAGCTCGTTAAATGCTTACATCACAGGGATACAGAAGCAAATGTTGATCACAAATCGGCAAGCAATTTTGTGTGCTGCTGTATTTGGTTCTATGTTGCAGAAGGCTGGAGTTATGACAAACGTTTATGAGCTTTGTGATGTTGACTTGAAAGATTTTAGTCTCCAAG GGTGCTTGCTTCGAAGCTTGCCAGCAGATCTGGTGTATGACAATTCAACAGGCTTCAGCTTTACTTGTGACTTAAATGACAATATTGCTGCTCCATGGCCTTCATCATCGTCGGTGACATCCTTGTCTCTTTGTGCTCCTG AAATGTCTTTGCCAGCTTTACCAACATCACAGACATTGGGCATTTCTG GTTGTCACCTGGGTAGAGTGCATTTCTTTGTGCCCACTCTTCTGTTTTTTGTTTCAGCATTATTGTACTGA
- the LOC107760681 gene encoding putative GPI-anchored protein At1g61900 isoform X3 — translation MLHFPLSGSFCHLLLVVALWLSSYQNVVALPLLPKPWQAPSMSELPSTPNSGTFQPIDISPAMIPHYPFPGEPLPPMYPSFPKTYDPVLTGRCPVNFSVISSITGKTASDCTQSLSTVVGNVICCPQFNSLLHIFQGFYSNRSDTLVLQNAVADDCFKDIISILASRGANSSLSSMCSVKSSNLTGGSCPVKDISTFEKALNTSKLLDSCITVDPLKECCRPVCQPAISEAALQISGIKTALSDKKNIVGAPSEIDTLNDCKGVVYSWIARKLRFEDANTAFRLLSSCKINKACPLEFKQPSEVINACRNLAAPSPSCCSSLNAYITGIQKQMLITNRQAILCAAVFGSMLQKAGVMTNVYELCDVDLKDFSLQAYGQEAGCLLRSLPADLVYDNSTGFSFTCDLNDNIAAPWPSSSSVTSLSLCAPEMSLPALPTSQTLGISGCHLGRVHFFVPTLLFFVSALLY, via the exons GTTCGTTTTGCCACCTGCTGCTAGTAGTTGCTCTCTGGTTGTCTAGCTATCAAAATGTAGTGGCTCTGCCTCTGTTACCTAAACCTTGGCAAGCCCCTTCCATGTCTGAACTACCTAGCACACCTAACAGTGGAACTTTTCAGCCAATTGACATATCACCCGCTATGATCCCCCATTATCCTTTTCCTGGAGAACCTTTGCCACCAATGTACCCTTCCTTCCCAAAGACTTATGACCCTGTCTTGACTGGAAGATGCCCTGTAAATTTCTCAGTCATTTCGAGCATCACAGGAAAAACAGCATCTGATTGTACTCAATCTTTGTCTACAGTAGTAGGGAATGTAATATGCTGCCCGCAGTTTAATAGCTTACTCCACATATTCCAGGGATTTTACAGCAACCGTTCTGATACTTTAGTTTTACAAAATGCGGTGGCTGATGATTGTTTTAAAGATATCATCAGTATACTAGCCAGCAGAGGAGCAAACAGCTCCTTATCTAGCATGTGTTCTGTAAAGTCGTCCAATCTGACTGGCGGGTCTTGCCCCGTGAAGGACATCAGTACCTTTGAGAAAGCATTAAATACAAGCAAACTGTTAGATTCATGCATCACAGTTGATCCTCTGAAAGAGTGCTGCAGGCCTGTTTGCCAGCCTGCAATTTCTGAGGCTGCACTTCAGATATCTGGGATAAAAACGGCTCTCAGTGATAAGAAGAACATAGTTGGAGCACCTAGTGAAATTGACACTCTTAATGATTGTAAGGGAGTGGTCTATTCATGGATTGCTAGGAAACTAAGGTTTGAGGATGCCAATACTGCATTTCGGTTGTTGTCTTCCTGCAAAATTAACAAAG CTTGTCCCCTGGAATTCAAGCAGCCATCTGAAGTGATCAATGCATGCAGAAATTTAGCTGCTCCAAGTCCTTCATGTTGTAGCTCGTTAAATGCTTACATCACAGGGATACAGAAGCAAATGTTGATCACAAATCGGCAAGCAATTTTGTGTGCTGCTGTATTTGGTTCTATGTTGCAGAAGGCTGGAGTTATGACAAACGTTTATGAGCTTTGTGATGTTGACTTGAAAGATTTTAGTCTCCAAG CGTATGGGCAAGAAG CAGGGTGCTTGCTTCGAAGCTTGCCAGCAGATCTGGTGTATGACAATTCAACAGGCTTCAGCTTTACTTGTGACTTAAATGACAATATTGCTGCTCCATGGCCTTCATCATCGTCGGTGACATCCTTGTCTCTTTGTGCTCCTG AAATGTCTTTGCCAGCTTTACCAACATCACAGACATTGGGCATTTCTG GTTGTCACCTGGGTAGAGTGCATTTCTTTGTGCCCACTCTTCTGTTTTTTGTTTCAGCATTATTGTACTGA
- the LOC107760681 gene encoding putative GPI-anchored protein At1g61900 isoform X2: MACIMIVSRLKGSFCHLLLVVALWLSSYQNVVALPLLPKPWQAPSMSELPSTPNSGTFQPIDISPAMIPHYPFPGEPLPPMYPSFPKTYDPVLTGRCPVNFSVISSITGKTASDCTQSLSTVVGNVICCPQFNSLLHIFQGFYSNRSDTLVLQNAVADDCFKDIISILASRGANSSLSSMCSVKSSNLTGGSCPVKDISTFEKALNTSKLLDSCITVDPLKECCRPVCQPAISEAALQISGIKTALSDKKNIVGAPSEIDTLNDCKGVVYSWIARKLRFEDANTAFRLLSSCKINKACPLEFKQPSEVINACRNLAAPSPSCCSSLNAYITGIQKQMLITNRQAILCAAVFGSMLQKAGVMTNVYELCDVDLKDFSLQAYGQEGCLLRSLPADLVYDNSTGFSFTCDLNDNIAAPWPSSSSVTSLSLCAPEMSLPALPTSQTLGISGCHLGRVHFFVPTLLFFVSALLY; the protein is encoded by the exons GTTCGTTTTGCCACCTGCTGCTAGTAGTTGCTCTCTGGTTGTCTAGCTATCAAAATGTAGTGGCTCTGCCTCTGTTACCTAAACCTTGGCAAGCCCCTTCCATGTCTGAACTACCTAGCACACCTAACAGTGGAACTTTTCAGCCAATTGACATATCACCCGCTATGATCCCCCATTATCCTTTTCCTGGAGAACCTTTGCCACCAATGTACCCTTCCTTCCCAAAGACTTATGACCCTGTCTTGACTGGAAGATGCCCTGTAAATTTCTCAGTCATTTCGAGCATCACAGGAAAAACAGCATCTGATTGTACTCAATCTTTGTCTACAGTAGTAGGGAATGTAATATGCTGCCCGCAGTTTAATAGCTTACTCCACATATTCCAGGGATTTTACAGCAACCGTTCTGATACTTTAGTTTTACAAAATGCGGTGGCTGATGATTGTTTTAAAGATATCATCAGTATACTAGCCAGCAGAGGAGCAAACAGCTCCTTATCTAGCATGTGTTCTGTAAAGTCGTCCAATCTGACTGGCGGGTCTTGCCCCGTGAAGGACATCAGTACCTTTGAGAAAGCATTAAATACAAGCAAACTGTTAGATTCATGCATCACAGTTGATCCTCTGAAAGAGTGCTGCAGGCCTGTTTGCCAGCCTGCAATTTCTGAGGCTGCACTTCAGATATCTGGGATAAAAACGGCTCTCAGTGATAAGAAGAACATAGTTGGAGCACCTAGTGAAATTGACACTCTTAATGATTGTAAGGGAGTGGTCTATTCATGGATTGCTAGGAAACTAAGGTTTGAGGATGCCAATACTGCATTTCGGTTGTTGTCTTCCTGCAAAATTAACAAAG CTTGTCCCCTGGAATTCAAGCAGCCATCTGAAGTGATCAATGCATGCAGAAATTTAGCTGCTCCAAGTCCTTCATGTTGTAGCTCGTTAAATGCTTACATCACAGGGATACAGAAGCAAATGTTGATCACAAATCGGCAAGCAATTTTGTGTGCTGCTGTATTTGGTTCTATGTTGCAGAAGGCTGGAGTTATGACAAACGTTTATGAGCTTTGTGATGTTGACTTGAAAGATTTTAGTCTCCAAG CGTATGGGCAAGAAG GGTGCTTGCTTCGAAGCTTGCCAGCAGATCTGGTGTATGACAATTCAACAGGCTTCAGCTTTACTTGTGACTTAAATGACAATATTGCTGCTCCATGGCCTTCATCATCGTCGGTGACATCCTTGTCTCTTTGTGCTCCTG AAATGTCTTTGCCAGCTTTACCAACATCACAGACATTGGGCATTTCTG GTTGTCACCTGGGTAGAGTGCATTTCTTTGTGCCCACTCTTCTGTTTTTTGTTTCAGCATTATTGTACTGA
- the LOC107760681 gene encoding putative GPI-anchored protein At1g61900 isoform X6 yields MLPEGSFCHLLLVVALWLSSYQNVVALPLLPKPWQAPSMSELPSTPNSGTFQPIDISPAMIPHYPFPGEPLPPMYPSFPKTYDPVLTGRCPVNFSVISSITGKTASDCTQSLSTVVGNVICCPQFNSLLHIFQGFYSNRSDTLVLQNAVADDCFKDIISILASRGANSSLSSMCSVKSSNLTGGSCPVKDISTFEKALNTSKLLDSCITVDPLKECCRPVCQPAISEAALQISGIKTALSDKKNIVGAPSEIDTLNDCKGVVYSWIARKLRFEDANTAFRLLSSCKINKACPLEFKQPSEVINACRNLAAPSPSCCSSLNAYITGIQKQMLITNRQAILCAAVFGSMLQKAGVMTNVYELCDVDLKDFSLQAYGQEAGCLLRSLPADLVYDNSTGFSFTCDLNDNIAAPWPSSSSVTSLSLCAPEMSLPALPTSQTLGISGCHLGRVHFFVPTLLFFVSALLY; encoded by the exons GTTCGTTTTGCCACCTGCTGCTAGTAGTTGCTCTCTGGTTGTCTAGCTATCAAAATGTAGTGGCTCTGCCTCTGTTACCTAAACCTTGGCAAGCCCCTTCCATGTCTGAACTACCTAGCACACCTAACAGTGGAACTTTTCAGCCAATTGACATATCACCCGCTATGATCCCCCATTATCCTTTTCCTGGAGAACCTTTGCCACCAATGTACCCTTCCTTCCCAAAGACTTATGACCCTGTCTTGACTGGAAGATGCCCTGTAAATTTCTCAGTCATTTCGAGCATCACAGGAAAAACAGCATCTGATTGTACTCAATCTTTGTCTACAGTAGTAGGGAATGTAATATGCTGCCCGCAGTTTAATAGCTTACTCCACATATTCCAGGGATTTTACAGCAACCGTTCTGATACTTTAGTTTTACAAAATGCGGTGGCTGATGATTGTTTTAAAGATATCATCAGTATACTAGCCAGCAGAGGAGCAAACAGCTCCTTATCTAGCATGTGTTCTGTAAAGTCGTCCAATCTGACTGGCGGGTCTTGCCCCGTGAAGGACATCAGTACCTTTGAGAAAGCATTAAATACAAGCAAACTGTTAGATTCATGCATCACAGTTGATCCTCTGAAAGAGTGCTGCAGGCCTGTTTGCCAGCCTGCAATTTCTGAGGCTGCACTTCAGATATCTGGGATAAAAACGGCTCTCAGTGATAAGAAGAACATAGTTGGAGCACCTAGTGAAATTGACACTCTTAATGATTGTAAGGGAGTGGTCTATTCATGGATTGCTAGGAAACTAAGGTTTGAGGATGCCAATACTGCATTTCGGTTGTTGTCTTCCTGCAAAATTAACAAAG CTTGTCCCCTGGAATTCAAGCAGCCATCTGAAGTGATCAATGCATGCAGAAATTTAGCTGCTCCAAGTCCTTCATGTTGTAGCTCGTTAAATGCTTACATCACAGGGATACAGAAGCAAATGTTGATCACAAATCGGCAAGCAATTTTGTGTGCTGCTGTATTTGGTTCTATGTTGCAGAAGGCTGGAGTTATGACAAACGTTTATGAGCTTTGTGATGTTGACTTGAAAGATTTTAGTCTCCAAG CGTATGGGCAAGAAG CAGGGTGCTTGCTTCGAAGCTTGCCAGCAGATCTGGTGTATGACAATTCAACAGGCTTCAGCTTTACTTGTGACTTAAATGACAATATTGCTGCTCCATGGCCTTCATCATCGTCGGTGACATCCTTGTCTCTTTGTGCTCCTG AAATGTCTTTGCCAGCTTTACCAACATCACAGACATTGGGCATTTCTG GTTGTCACCTGGGTAGAGTGCATTTCTTTGTGCCCACTCTTCTGTTTTTTGTTTCAGCATTATTGTACTGA